The following nucleotide sequence is from Wolbachia endosymbiont (group E) of Neria commutata.
TTTTCCATTGACCAACTAAATGTTTTTCATCATCAGTATGAATATTTGTAATCTCGCAATCTTTTTTCTCAGGATCATGCTCAAGTATCACATTCTGTCTTAATCGGTTGCCATTTTTTCCATCGAGATCAGGCAATTTACCAACAAGTTGTGCATCCTCTGTAATTATAGGATCATCTTTCCTACCAGCAATTAAGACAGGGGATTTCATTTTTTCTATATCTGCTTTTGAATTAAATTCTAATCCAAAAAATTTATGCAAAATATTTAAGCACTGTGCAGCCAACCTTCCTTTAAAAGTACTGGATACATCTTTAAGTGAGCTGTAAGAATTACTATGAATTAGTGTTAAATAAATACCTTGTTCTTCAAATCTTTTTAAAACTTCAGTTGCGATTCCTCCTCCCATAGAGTTAGTATCTAGAACTATATTATTTGGGTGGTTGCCAGCTAAAAGCAGCATATCCACCATTGCCATTCCAGCCTAAACTAACTCCTCACCATTTGTAAGAAATTTAAATAGCGCTGGAATCTTTCTTCTTTCCAAGAAAAATTGGAGGATTTCTTCTATATTCTTGTTTTTTTCTAATTCTTTATCATTAGCTTCCTCATCGTTAGCTTTCCCATTTATTTCTGATTTTTCGCCCAGAAATTTATTTTTAAAGAGTGTTATCCACTCGTCACTGAGTTCATCTTTAAGCAAGCTTTTAATTTTATGAATAACTAATTTTTCCTTAACAAAGTCAAAAAATACCCATAGAATGCCCACGACAAAAAATATACAAGCTATAGTTGATAATACTGCTGATGCAGTAGCTAACACGGCAAGTACCTTTTTAGATTTTTGATTGCTATATGCTAAACATAGTAACACATTAGAAGCAATAGATAATATAGCGGCACATGACCACATTGAAGTTATTATTCTAGTAAATCTCTTTTCTCCATCGTCCAATTTTTCCTGAAAATGCTCTGGGTTAACAATTTTAGAAAAATAAGGATAGTCAAAATAATACTCAACTACATTAAATTTATCTAGATTTGTGGGAAACTCTTGCCTAAGTGCATTAACTTTAATACACCCAAATATTCCAAAAAACTTCACTACATGTATCGTACTCCCTTCGGAGTTTGGATCACCATTAATATAATAAATAACACTTAACATAAGCCTCTTTACATTTTATTATACATACATTAATATATATTAACAAAAAACTGCAATCACATCAAGAATAAGTTTAAAACATAAACAAGGCGACACCTACTCGTGAGACCAGGTAACAGTTGTAAAAGGACAAAGCCTTTAATTTACTAAAAATTAAAACTCAATCCAATTTCAATATTATGTCTTACAAAATGAGGCATAGCAGAATTTACTCTACCAAAATAAACATAACCGGCAGAAATCTTTGTTTCTAAATTGAAATTATAATTAACACCAAGCTTTGCTTGATAATTTATTACGTTTTGTGTTTCAACTTTGATCTCTTTGTCATTGCTACTACTATCCAAGAAAAACATATCTTTATTAACAAAGAATAGCTCATTATGACCAAAAGTTACTCCAGCACCAACTCCAACGTATGGAGTGAAATATGTAGAATTAATATTTAAATCATAATAGAGGTTAATCATTCCCGTGTGAAAACGTTTAGATTCTCTGATGTCATAGTAATATCTACCACTAAATCTTTTTTGAAAAACCCTAAAATTATCATCATTTTCTATAAATTTATTATCACTATTACTCTGGTTAAATAATGATTTTTTATCTTTAAACTTATCAGAATGAGTATGTAAATTTAATTTAGTATTAATATATTCAAATTCAATTCTGGAATTGCCAAAATAATAGCCTATTGCAGCAGAACCAACAAAATTAATATCTCTTGTCAGCGCATCAGATAAACTTTCAAATTTATATTTAGTCATTTCTTTATCAGTGTCAACTTGTTTATAAAATTCTTTCCACACTTCATTCGTGTTGTGAGAAACTATATGTTGATAACGAGCGCTGGCATAATAATTGTGCTTTACATCTATATTTTTTCCAAAGGCAAAAAAAGGTGTATTTGCAAATAAAAATAGCGCTATTAAATTTTTAACTCTCATGATTTTCCTTTTCTATACGTTACAAGAACACTAAAAATTAAAAATCAATCCAACTTCAACGTTGTGTGTAGCAACGCTATCTGCTATAGGTATAGGAATATTAAAGCAACGGTAACCAAGAGAGATTTTTAGTTCTGGAATGAAAGAATAAGCAATACCAAGCTTTGCTTGGTAAGCAAACCAGGGTAAATTGATATTTACATTGTCCTTCAGTTCACTAGCAAATTTAAAATTCACTGGCCCTGCACCAATACTAACGTATGGAGTAAATGGTATATTTTTAATAGTAGGATTATAATATAAATTGGACATAATTGCCCACAAGCTTGCTTCTTTTGTGTCACTTGTGTTTATAATCTTCATGTTAGAATTTATAGCCTCAAACTCAATCTTCCCGTTACCACCAACATGATATCCTAAAGCTGCACTACCGAGCCATTGAAAATCTATTGTGCTATCCTTGAAAGGGTTGATTTTGGTGTGCATTGCATTTATTTCACCATCTGCTCTATTCTCATATATAACTTTAACTGTATTTGCAATTTCTTTAGTTATTACATTCATACTACTTACAACTGCATTAGGATTGCTAGAGTGTGTTTTCCCTCCACTAACGCTAAAATAAAAATCACGTTTTTTCTCTTCTCCAGTTAATGCAAAATCTTGTAATGACTCAATTTCTGATGTTAATTCGTTTATTTTATTTGCTATATCTCTTTTTTTATATTTTAGCTCATTCATTGTGTTTAATATTTCTCTTTTTTTATTTTCAAATTGTTTTTTTACAATCTGTTCATTACTAAGTGTTTTTGTAGAACGCTCAATTACCTTTTTAGAATTTGTTATAGTTTTTGAATCAGCCAGTAATGTTTGGTTTACAGGTGTATTTTTTATGGGTTGATTCTCAGCCGCTACATTTACATAGGGTTGATCACCTGTTGTTTTTCTGCAAATTGTTTGCATTTTTTCAGTATGCTTACTGAATTTTTGTTTTTCTATAACAGGGATTTGTACTTCTAAAAGTTCATTAATGCTTATATCAGCGACACAAAGGTGTGAAGATAGCACAATAGGTAATATAAATAATGCTTTCATATTTTCCTGTAATGAATATTTATAAAACATACTTAATGCTATATTATTAACATAATGTTAATTATTACATCTAGCATAGTTATTATGAAAGCAATATACAGTTGAATTAAAATCTTTAATCTTACTCCCTATACATTCAGTGAACTGAAAGCCTCCTTAATG
It contains:
- a CDS encoding P44/Msp2 family outer membrane protein, which encodes MRVKNLIALFLFANTPFFAFGKNIDVKHNYYASARYQHIVSHNTNEVWKEFYKQVDTDKEMTKYKFESLSDALTRDINFVGSAAIGYYFGNSRIEFEYINTKLNLHTHSDKFKDKKSLFNQSNSDNKFIENDDNFRVFQKRFSGRYYYDIRESKRFHTGMINLYYDLNINSTYFTPYVGVGAGVTFGHNELFFVNKDMFFLDSSSNDKEIKVETQNVINYQAKLGVNYNFNLETKISAGYVYFGRVNSAMPHFVRHNIEIGLSFNF
- a CDS encoding P44/Msp2 family outer membrane protein, with the protein product MFYKYSLQENMKALFILPIVLSSHLCVADISINELLEVQIPVIEKQKFSKHTEKMQTICRKTTGDQPYVNVAAENQPIKNTPVNQTLLADSKTITNSKKVIERSTKTLSNEQIVKKQFENKKREILNTMNELKYKKRDIANKINELTSEIESLQDFALTGEEKKRDFYFSVSGGKTHSSNPNAVVSSMNVITKEIANTVKVIYENRADGEINAMHTKINPFKDSTIDFQWLGSAALGYHVGGNGKIEFEAINSNMKIINTSDTKEASLWAIMSNLYYNPTIKNIPFTPYVSIGAGPVNFKFASELKDNVNINLPWFAYQAKLGIAYSFIPELKISLGYRCFNIPIPIADSVATHNVEVGLIFNF